One region of Pseudomonas sp. B21-040 genomic DNA includes:
- the bfr gene encoding bacterioferritin, with the protein MQGHPDVIDYLNTLLTGELAARDQYFVHSRMYEDWGFTKLYERINHEMEEEAGHADALMRRILMLEGTPRMRPDDLDVGTTVPEMLAADLRLEYKVRAALCKGIKLCEQHKDYVSREMLRIQLHDTEEDHTYWLEKQMGLIKLIGLENYLQSHA; encoded by the coding sequence ATGCAAGGCCACCCAGACGTAATCGATTACCTCAACACGTTGCTGACTGGCGAACTGGCGGCACGTGATCAATATTTCGTCCATTCGCGGATGTATGAGGACTGGGGTTTCACCAAGCTCTACGAACGTATCAATCACGAGATGGAAGAAGAGGCGGGGCATGCGGATGCCCTGATGCGCCGTATCCTGATGCTCGAAGGCACGCCGCGCATGCGTCCCGACGACCTTGATGTCGGCACCACCGTGCCGGAGATGCTCGCCGCTGACCTGCGCCTGGAATACAAAGTCCGCGCCGCACTCTGCAAGGGCATCAAGCTCTGCGAGCAGCACAAGGACTATGTCAGCCGCGAGATGCTGCGGATCCAGTTACATGACACCGAAGAAGATCACACCTACTGGCTTGAAAAGCAGATGGGTCTGATCAAGTTGATCGGTCTCGAGAACTACCTGCAATCCCACGCCTGA
- a CDS encoding catalase, with protein sequence MSQSKTLTTASGAPVADNQNSRSAGPRGPLLLDDFHLIEKLAHFNRENIPERRVHAKGSGAYGTFTVTRDITQYTSAKLFESVGKQTPTFLRFSTVGGERGSADTERDPRGFALKFYTEEGNWDIVGNNTPVFFIRDPLKFPDFIHTQKRLPQSNLKSAQMMWDFWSHSPEALHQVTILFSDRGIPDGYRHMHGFGSHTYSLINASGERHWVKWHYKTQQGIKNLAPADAARLAGTDPDYAQRDLFGAIERGDFPKWRVCIQIMSEAQAAEHYENPFDVTKTWSQKEFPLIEVGELELNRNPQNYFAEVEQAAFGPSNMVPGVGLSPDRMLQGRVFAYADAHRYRVGTNHQQLPVNAPRSPVNSYQRDGSMAFGSNGGATPNYEPNSYVASPKQAPHYAEPPLVLSGAADRYDHREDTDYYSHAGALFRLMSDEQKRLLVSNIAGAMAGVSSDVVDRQLQHFYKADPAYGEAIAKLLNVQLNEV encoded by the coding sequence ATGAGCCAAAGTAAAACGCTTACCACCGCCAGTGGCGCTCCTGTCGCCGATAACCAGAATTCTCGCTCCGCCGGCCCTCGTGGCCCGCTGCTGCTCGACGATTTTCACCTGATCGAGAAGCTCGCCCATTTCAACCGTGAAAACATCCCTGAGCGTCGCGTGCACGCTAAAGGTTCGGGCGCCTACGGAACGTTCACCGTAACGCGTGATATCACCCAATACACCAGCGCTAAACTGTTCGAGTCCGTGGGCAAGCAAACCCCGACGTTCCTGCGGTTTTCCACTGTTGGTGGTGAGCGTGGTTCGGCCGACACTGAGCGCGATCCACGTGGCTTCGCCCTGAAGTTCTATACCGAGGAAGGCAACTGGGACATCGTCGGCAACAACACGCCCGTTTTCTTCATTCGCGATCCTTTGAAATTCCCCGACTTTATTCACACTCAAAAACGCTTGCCGCAAAGCAATCTGAAAAGTGCGCAGATGATGTGGGATTTCTGGTCGCACTCACCCGAGGCGTTGCACCAGGTCACGATCCTGTTCTCGGATCGCGGCATTCCTGACGGTTACCGTCACATGCATGGCTTCGGCAGTCACACCTACAGCCTGATCAACGCCAGCGGCGAGCGGCATTGGGTGAAGTGGCACTACAAGACTCAGCAAGGGATCAAGAACCTCGCTCCGGCAGATGCTGCACGCCTGGCGGGCACTGATCCGGATTACGCCCAGCGTGACCTGTTTGGTGCAATCGAGCGCGGAGACTTCCCCAAATGGCGTGTTTGCATCCAGATTATGTCTGAGGCTCAGGCAGCAGAGCATTACGAGAACCCGTTCGATGTGACCAAGACCTGGTCGCAGAAAGAGTTTCCACTGATTGAAGTAGGCGAATTGGAGCTCAATCGCAATCCGCAGAACTACTTTGCTGAGGTCGAGCAAGCGGCGTTTGGTCCGAGCAACATGGTGCCGGGTGTCGGTCTGTCGCCTGATCGCATGCTGCAAGGTCGCGTATTCGCCTACGCGGATGCTCACCGCTACCGTGTTGGCACCAATCACCAGCAACTGCCGGTGAATGCGCCTCGCAGTCCGGTGAACAGCTACCAGCGTGATGGTTCGATGGCGTTTGGCAGCAACGGCGGTGCAACGCCTAACTATGAGCCGAACAGCTATGTCGCTTCGCCGAAGCAAGCGCCTCATTATGCAGAGCCGCCGTTGGTGCTGAGCGGGGCGGCTGATCGCTACGATCACCGCGAAGATACCGACTACTACAGCCATGCCGGTGCGTTGTTCCGTTTAATGAGCGATGAGCAGAAAAGGCTGCTGGTCAGCAATATTGCCGGCGCAATGGCTGGGGTTTCCAGCGATGTGGTTGACCGTCAATTGCAGCATTTCTACAAAGCCGATCCTGCGTATGGAGAAGCAATCGCAAAGCTGCTCAACGTACAGCTTAACGAAGTCTAA
- the rplQ gene encoding 50S ribosomal protein L17, producing the protein MRHRKSGRHLSRTSSHRKAMFQNMAVSLFEHELIKTTLPKAKELRRVAEPLITLAKTDSLANRRLAFDRTRSKAIVGKLFNDLGKRYATREGGYLRILKCGFRAGDNAPMAYVELVDRATAGEAVSAE; encoded by the coding sequence ATGCGTCATCGTAAAAGTGGTCGTCACCTGAGCCGCACTAGCTCGCACCGCAAGGCCATGTTTCAAAACATGGCAGTGTCGCTGTTCGAGCACGAGCTGATCAAAACTACACTGCCGAAAGCTAAAGAACTGCGTCGCGTTGCTGAGCCGCTGATCACTTTGGCCAAGACAGACAGCCTGGCTAACCGCCGTCTGGCTTTCGACCGTACTCGTTCGAAAGCTATCGTTGGTAAGCTCTTCAACGACCTGGGCAAGCGTTACGCTACCCGTGAGGGTGGCTACCTGCGCATCCTCAAGTGCGGCTTCCGCGCTGGCGACAACGCGCCTATGGCGTACGTCGAGTTGGTTGATCGTGCTACTGCTGGCGAAGCTGTATCCGCCGAGTAA
- a CDS encoding DNA-directed RNA polymerase subunit alpha: protein MQISVNEFLTPRHIDVQVVSPTRAKITLEPLERGFGHTLGNALRRILLSSMPGCAVVEAEIDGVLHEYSAIEGVQEDVIEILLNLKGLAIKLHGRDEVTLTLSKKGSGVVTAADIQLDHDVEIVNPDHVIANLASNGALNMKLTVARGRGYEPADSRQSDEDESRSIGRLQLDSSFSPVRRIAYVVENARVEQRTNLDKLVIDLETNGTLDPEEAIRRAATILQQQLAAFVDLKGDSEPVVVEQEDEIDPILLRPVDDLELTVRSANCLKAENIYYIGDLIQRTEVELLKTPNLGKKSLTEIKDVLASRGLSLGMRLDNWPPASLKKDDKATA from the coding sequence ATGCAGATTTCGGTAAATGAGTTCCTGACACCCCGCCACATTGATGTGCAGGTTGTCAGTCCAACCCGCGCCAAGATCACTCTCGAGCCTCTCGAGCGTGGTTTCGGCCACACCCTGGGCAACGCGCTGCGCCGCATCCTGTTGTCCTCAATGCCCGGCTGTGCAGTAGTCGAGGCCGAGATTGACGGTGTACTCCATGAGTACAGCGCCATCGAAGGCGTACAGGAAGACGTAATTGAAATCCTGTTGAACCTTAAAGGTCTGGCTATCAAGCTGCACGGTCGTGACGAAGTTACGCTGACCTTGTCGAAGAAGGGTTCGGGGGTGGTTACCGCTGCCGATATTCAGCTGGATCATGATGTCGAGATCGTTAACCCCGATCACGTAATCGCTAACCTGGCGTCTAACGGCGCCCTGAACATGAAGCTCACCGTAGCTCGTGGTCGTGGTTATGAACCGGCAGACTCGCGTCAGAGCGATGAAGACGAAAGCCGCAGCATCGGTCGCTTGCAGCTTGACTCTTCGTTCAGCCCGGTTCGCCGTATCGCATACGTGGTGGAAAACGCCCGTGTCGAGCAGCGTACTAACCTGGACAAGCTGGTTATTGATCTGGAAACCAACGGTACTCTGGATCCTGAAGAGGCTATCCGCCGCGCTGCAACCATTCTGCAACAGCAGTTGGCTGCGTTCGTCGACCTCAAAGGTGACAGTGAGCCAGTGGTTGTTGAGCAGGAAGACGAGATCGATCCGATCCTGCTTCGCCCGGTTGACGATCTGGAACTGACTGTACGTTCGGCTAACTGCCTTAAGGCGGAAAACATCTACTACATCGGTGACCTGATTCAGCGTACCGAAGTAGAGCTGTTGAAGACTCCGAACCTTGGCAAGAAATCCTTGACTGAAATCAAGGACGTTCTGGCCTCCCGCGGTCTGTCCCTCGGCATGCGCCTCGACAACTGGCCGCCTGCAAGTCTTAAGAAGGACGACAAGGCGACTGCCTGA
- the rpsD gene encoding 30S ribosomal protein S4: MARYIGPKCKLARREGTDLFLKSGVRAIESKCNIEAAPGIHGQRRGRQSDYGTQLREKQKVRRIYGVLERQFSGYYKEAAGKKGATGENLLQLLECRLDNVVYRMGFGSTRAESRQLVSHKSVSVNGQTVNVPSYQVRAGDVVAIREKAKNQLRIVQALDLCAQRGRVEWVEVDTEKKSGVFKNVPARSDLSADINESLIVELYSK, encoded by the coding sequence ATGGCTCGTTACATTGGTCCAAAATGCAAACTCGCTCGTCGCGAAGGCACCGATCTCTTTCTGAAGAGCGGCGTGCGCGCGATCGAATCGAAGTGCAACATTGAAGCAGCACCTGGTATCCACGGCCAACGCCGCGGTCGCCAGTCCGATTACGGCACCCAACTGCGTGAAAAGCAGAAGGTCCGTCGTATCTACGGCGTTCTCGAGCGTCAATTCAGCGGCTACTATAAAGAAGCTGCTGGCAAGAAAGGTGCAACCGGTGAAAACCTGCTGCAACTGCTCGAATGCCGTTTGGACAACGTTGTATACCGTATGGGTTTTGGCTCTACTCGTGCCGAATCCCGTCAGCTGGTATCGCACAAATCCGTCAGCGTTAACGGTCAGACCGTAAACGTACCGTCTTACCAGGTTCGTGCTGGTGACGTGGTCGCGATTCGCGAGAAAGCAAAGAACCAACTTCGCATTGTCCAAGCTCTCGATCTGTGTGCCCAACGTGGCCGCGTAGAATGGGTAGAAGTAGACACTGAGAAGAAGTCGGGCGTTTTCAAGAACGTTCCAGCTCGCAGTGATCTGTCCGCCGACATCAACGAAAGCCTGATTGTCGAGCTCTACTCCAAGTAA
- the rpsK gene encoding 30S ribosomal protein S11 — protein MAKPAARPRKKVKKTVVDGIAHIHASFNNTIVTITDRQGNALSWATSGGSGFRGSRKSTPFAAQVAAERAGQAALEYGLKNLDVNVKGPGPGRESAVRALNGCGYKIASITDVTPIPHNGCRPPKKRRV, from the coding sequence ATGGCTAAACCTGCTGCTCGTCCTCGTAAAAAAGTTAAAAAGACAGTGGTTGATGGCATCGCCCACATCCATGCATCTTTTAACAACACAATCGTGACCATCACCGACCGTCAAGGCAACGCTCTTTCCTGGGCTACCTCCGGTGGTTCGGGTTTCCGCGGTTCCCGCAAGTCCACCCCGTTTGCTGCTCAAGTAGCTGCTGAACGTGCTGGCCAAGCTGCGCTGGAATACGGTCTGAAAAACCTCGACGTTAACGTCAAAGGTCCAGGCCCAGGTCGTGAATCCGCAGTCCGCGCTTTGAACGGCTGTGGCTACAAGATCGCCAGCATCACCGACGTGACGCCAATCCCGCACAACGGGTGCCGTCCGCCGAAGAAGCGCCGCGTGTAA
- the rpsM gene encoding 30S ribosomal protein S13, which produces MARIAGVNIPDNKHTVISLTYIYGVGRTTAQKICAVTGVNPAAKIKDLSDEQIEQLRGEVAKFTTEGDLRREINMKIKRLMDLGCYRGLRHRRGLPVRGQRTKTNARTRKGPRKPIRK; this is translated from the coding sequence ATGGCCCGTATTGCAGGCGTTAACATTCCAGATAACAAGCATACTGTTATCTCGCTGACCTACATCTATGGTGTTGGTCGCACTACTGCACAGAAGATCTGTGCAGTGACTGGGGTAAACCCAGCCGCAAAGATCAAAGATCTGAGCGACGAGCAGATTGAACAGCTGCGTGGCGAAGTGGCGAAGTTCACCACTGAAGGTGACCTGCGTCGCGAAATCAACATGAAAATCAAGCGTTTGATGGACCTCGGTTGCTATCGCGGTCTGCGTCATCGTCGTGGTCTTCCAGTACGCGGTCAGCGTACCAAGACTAACGCGCGTACCCGTAAAGGTCCGCGTAAGCCGATCCGCAAGTAA
- the rpmJ gene encoding 50S ribosomal protein L36 yields the protein MKVRASVKKLCRNCKIIRREGVVRVICSAEPRHKQRQG from the coding sequence ATGAAAGTTCGTGCATCGGTGAAAAAGCTGTGCCGTAACTGCAAGATTATTCGCCGCGAAGGTGTTGTTCGAGTAATTTGCAGCGCGGAACCGCGTCACAAACAGCGCCAAGGCTGA
- the secY gene encoding preprotein translocase subunit SecY gives MAKQGALSALGKGGMSELWARLRFLFLAIIVYRIGAHIPVPGINPDRLADLFRQNEGTILSLFNMFSGGALERMSIFALGIMPYISASIIMQLMTAVSPQLEQLKKEGEAGRRKISQYTRYGTVVLALVQAIGMSIGLAGQGVAFTGDFGFHFVAVSTFVAGAMFMMWLGEQITERGVGNGISMLIFSGIVAGLPRAIGQSFESARQGDINIFALVAIGLLAVAIIGFVVFIERGQRRIAVHYAKRQQGRKVFAAQTSHLPLKVNMAGVIPAIFASSILLFPASLGAWFGQSEGMGWLQDISQSIAPGQPLNILLFSAGIIFFCFFYTALMFNPKDVAENLKKSGAFIPGIRPGEQSARYIDGVLTRLTMFGALYMTAVCLLPQFLVVAANVPFYLGGTSLLIVVVVVMDFMSQVQSHLVSHQYESLMKKANLKGYGSGMLR, from the coding sequence ATGGCTAAGCAAGGTGCTCTCTCTGCGCTCGGCAAAGGCGGTATGTCTGAACTCTGGGCTCGTCTGCGTTTTCTGTTCCTGGCGATTATCGTCTACCGAATAGGCGCACACATCCCGGTTCCAGGTATCAACCCGGACCGACTCGCGGACCTGTTTCGACAGAATGAGGGGACCATTCTTAGCTTGTTCAACATGTTTTCCGGCGGCGCGCTGGAACGGATGAGCATCTTTGCACTGGGGATCATGCCGTACATTTCGGCATCGATCATCATGCAGCTGATGACCGCCGTCAGCCCGCAGCTGGAGCAGTTGAAGAAGGAAGGTGAAGCTGGCCGTCGCAAGATCAGCCAGTACACCCGCTACGGCACTGTCGTCCTCGCTCTCGTTCAGGCAATTGGCATGTCCATTGGTCTGGCAGGGCAGGGCGTTGCGTTCACTGGTGACTTTGGCTTCCATTTCGTCGCGGTATCCACTTTTGTGGCTGGTGCGATGTTCATGATGTGGCTGGGTGAGCAGATTACTGAGCGTGGTGTTGGCAACGGTATCTCGATGTTGATTTTTTCGGGTATCGTCGCCGGTCTTCCGAGAGCGATCGGGCAGTCTTTCGAGTCTGCACGTCAGGGCGATATCAACATCTTCGCCTTGGTTGCCATCGGTTTGCTGGCAGTAGCGATTATCGGTTTCGTGGTGTTCATTGAGCGTGGTCAGCGTCGTATTGCTGTTCACTACGCCAAGCGTCAGCAGGGCCGTAAGGTCTTTGCTGCGCAGACTAGCCACTTGCCGCTGAAGGTGAACATGGCCGGTGTTATTCCGGCCATTTTCGCGAGCAGCATTTTGCTGTTCCCGGCTTCGTTGGGTGCCTGGTTCGGTCAGTCTGAAGGTATGGGCTGGTTGCAGGACATCTCGCAGTCGATCGCTCCTGGTCAGCCGTTGAATATTCTGCTGTTTAGTGCAGGGATTATTTTCTTCTGCTTCTTCTATACGGCGTTGATGTTCAATCCGAAAGACGTAGCGGAAAACCTGAAGAAGTCCGGTGCCTTTATTCCGGGCATCCGTCCAGGTGAGCAGTCTGCGCGCTACATTGATGGCGTTCTGACTCGCTTGACCATGTTCGGTGCTCTTTACATGACGGCCGTGTGCCTGTTGCCCCAGTTCCTGGTGGTTGCAGCAAACGTACCGTTCTACCTTGGCGGGACCTCGTTGCTGATCGTCGTCGTGGTTGTGATGGACTTCATGTCCCAAGTACAATCGCACCTCGTTTCGCACCAGTACGAATCCCTGATGAAGAAAGCCAACCTGAAGGGTTACGGCAGCGGCATGTTGCGCTGA
- the rplO gene encoding 50S ribosomal protein L15 has product MKLNDLSPAPGSRREKHRPGRGIGSGLGKTGGRGHKGQSSRSGGTIAPGFEGGQQPLHRRLPKFGFVSLKAMDRAEVRLSELAKVEGDIVTVQSLKDANVINVNVQRVKIMLSGEVTRAVTIGKGIGATKGARAAIEAAGGKFEE; this is encoded by the coding sequence ATGAAACTCAATGATCTGAGTCCAGCGCCGGGTTCCCGTCGCGAAAAGCATCGTCCGGGCCGTGGTATCGGTAGTGGTTTGGGCAAGACCGGTGGCCGTGGCCACAAAGGTCAGTCCTCCCGCTCCGGTGGCACCATTGCTCCAGGCTTTGAAGGCGGTCAACAGCCGCTGCATCGTCGCCTGCCGAAGTTCGGTTTCGTTTCCCTGAAAGCCATGGATCGCGCAGAAGTGCGTTTGTCCGAGCTGGCTAAAGTGGAAGGCGACATCGTCACCGTGCAGTCCCTGAAAGATGCCAACGTGATCAACGTCAACGTACAGCGTGTGAAAATCATGCTGTCCGGCGAAGTTACTCGCGCTGTCACCATCGGAAAGGGAATCGGCGCCACCAAAGGTGCGCGTGCGGCTATCGAAGCAGCTGGCGGCAAGTTCGAGGAATAA
- the rpmD gene encoding 50S ribosomal protein L30: protein MATVKVTLIKSMTGRIPNHKLCVKGLGLRRIGHTVEVQDTPENRGMINKAYYMLRVEG from the coding sequence ATGGCTACCGTTAAAGTTACGCTGATCAAAAGCATGACCGGCCGTATCCCTAACCACAAACTGTGCGTTAAGGGTCTTGGTCTGCGTCGCATCGGTCACACTGTAGAAGTCCAGGATACTCCCGAGAATCGCGGGATGATCAACAAGGCTTACTACATGCTGCGTGTCGAGGGTTAA
- the rpsE gene encoding 30S ribosomal protein S5, translating to MSNNDQKRDEGYIEKLVQVNRVAKTVKGGRIFTFTALTVVGDGKGRVGFGRGKSREVPAAIQKAMEAARRNMIQVDLNGTTLQYAMKSGHGASKVYMQPASEGTGIIAGGAMRAVLEVAGVQNVLAKCYGSTNPVNVVHATFKGLKAMQSPESIAAKRGKSVKEIF from the coding sequence ATGTCAAATAACGACCAAAAGCGCGACGAAGGCTACATCGAGAAGCTGGTTCAAGTTAACCGCGTAGCCAAAACCGTTAAAGGCGGCCGTATCTTCACTTTCACCGCGTTGACCGTGGTTGGTGATGGTAAAGGGCGTGTTGGCTTCGGCCGTGGCAAGTCGCGTGAAGTGCCTGCTGCGATCCAGAAGGCAATGGAAGCTGCTCGCCGCAACATGATCCAAGTTGATCTGAACGGCACCACTCTGCAGTACGCAATGAAGTCCGGTCACGGCGCTTCGAAGGTGTACATGCAGCCTGCTTCTGAAGGTACCGGTATCATCGCTGGCGGCGCTATGCGTGCTGTCCTCGAAGTTGCTGGCGTTCAGAACGTTCTGGCCAAGTGCTACGGCTCGACTAACCCGGTAAACGTGGTTCACGCCACTTTCAAAGGTTTGAAAGCTATGCAGTCTCCTGAATCCATTGCCGCCAAGCGTGGCAAAAGCGTCAAGGAGATCTTCTGA
- the rplR gene encoding 50S ribosomal protein L18, which yields MTDKKVTRLRRARKARLKMHELEVVRLCVFRSSQHIYAQVISADGNKVLASASTLDKELRDGATGNIDAATKVGQLVATRAKAAGVSQVAFDRSGFKYHGRVKALADAAREAGLEF from the coding sequence ATGACCGACAAAAAAGTTACTCGACTGCGTCGCGCTCGCAAAGCACGCCTGAAAATGCACGAACTCGAAGTCGTGCGTCTCTGCGTGTTCCGCTCGTCGCAGCACATCTACGCCCAGGTCATTTCGGCCGACGGCAACAAAGTCCTGGCATCTGCCTCGACTTTGGATAAAGAACTGCGTGATGGCGCCACTGGCAACATCGACGCGGCCACTAAGGTTGGCCAGCTGGTCGCTACGCGTGCTAAAGCCGCTGGCGTCTCGCAGGTGGCTTTCGACCGCTCTGGCTTCAAGTACCACGGTCGCGTCAAGGCGCTGGCTGATGCTGCTCGTGAAGCTGGGCTGGAGTTCTAA
- the rplF gene encoding 50S ribosomal protein L6 yields the protein MSRVAKNPVKLPAGVEVKFAGQQLSVKGAKGTLELNIHSSVEIVEEAGELRFAARNGDQQTRAMAGTTRALVNNMVQGVSQGFERKLQLVGVGYKAQAKGTVLNLALGFSHPVDYELPEGITAETPSQTDILIKGIDKQLVGQVAAEIRDFRPPEPYKGKGVRYADEVVRRKEAKKK from the coding sequence ATGTCACGCGTCGCTAAGAACCCCGTTAAGCTGCCAGCCGGTGTCGAAGTCAAATTCGCAGGCCAACAGCTTTCGGTGAAGGGTGCCAAGGGCACTCTCGAACTGAACATCCATTCGTCCGTTGAGATCGTTGAAGAAGCTGGTGAGCTGCGTTTCGCTGCTCGCAATGGCGATCAACAAACTCGCGCAATGGCTGGTACCACTCGTGCGTTGGTAAACAACATGGTCCAAGGCGTAAGCCAAGGCTTCGAGCGCAAGCTCCAGCTGGTCGGTGTTGGTTACAAAGCGCAAGCAAAAGGCACAGTGCTGAACCTGGCTCTTGGCTTCTCGCACCCAGTGGATTATGAACTGCCGGAAGGCATCACCGCTGAGACTCCTAGCCAGACCGATATCCTGATCAAGGGCATCGATAAGCAGCTGGTAGGTCAAGTGGCCGCCGAGATCCGCGACTTCCGTCCACCAGAGCCGTACAAAGGCAAAGGTGTGCGCTACGCGGACGAAGTCGTCCGTCGTAAAGAAGCCAAGAAGAAGTAG
- the rpsH gene encoding 30S ribosomal protein S8: MSMQDPLADMLTRIRNAQMAEKSVVSMPSSTLKVAVAKVLKDEGYIAGYQISSEIKPLLSIELKYFEGRPVIEEVKRVSRPGLRQYKSVDDLPKVRGGLGVSIVSTNKGVMTDRAARAAGVGGEVLCTVF; this comes from the coding sequence ATGAGTATGCAGGACCCGTTAGCGGACATGCTAACTCGAATCCGTAATGCCCAGATGGCTGAAAAGTCCGTCGTAAGCATGCCATCTTCTACTTTGAAGGTAGCTGTTGCCAAAGTCCTGAAGGACGAAGGTTACATTGCGGGTTATCAGATCAGCAGCGAAATCAAACCACTGCTGTCCATCGAGCTGAAGTACTTCGAAGGCCGTCCGGTCATCGAGGAAGTGAAGCGCGTTAGCCGTCCAGGCCTGCGTCAGTACAAGTCCGTCGATGATCTGCCAAAAGTTCGTGGCGGTCTCGGTGTGTCTATCGTCTCCACCAACAAAGGTGTGATGACGGATCGTGCTGCGCGCGCTGCCGGTGTCGGCGGCGAAGTTCTTTGCACTGTGTTCTAA
- the rpsN gene encoding 30S ribosomal protein S14: MAKMSMKNRELKRQLTVAKYAKKRAALKAIIVDLNASPEARWEATVALQKQPRDASASRMRNRCRLTGRPHGVYRKFGLGRNKLREAAMRGDVPGLVKASW; this comes from the coding sequence ATGGCCAAGATGAGCATGAAAAACCGCGAGCTGAAGCGTCAGCTCACGGTTGCCAAGTACGCCAAAAAGCGTGCAGCACTGAAAGCTATCATCGTTGATCTGAACGCAAGTCCAGAAGCACGCTGGGAAGCTACAGTAGCTCTGCAGAAGCAGCCACGTGACGCAAGCGCCTCGCGCATGCGTAACCGCTGCCGCCTGACCGGTCGTCCACACGGCGTTTACCGCAAGTTCGGCCTCGGCCGTAACAAACTGCGTGAAGCTGCAATGCGTGGTGACGTACCTGGTCTGGTTAAAGCCAGCTGGTAA
- the rplE gene encoding 50S ribosomal protein L5, translating into MARLKEIYWKEIAPKLKEELKLSNVMEVPRVTKITLNMGLGEAVGDKKVIEHAVADLEKITGQKVVVTYARKSIAGFKVREGWPIGVKVTLRRERMYEFLDRLLSISLPRVRDFRGLNAKSFDGRGNYSMGVKEQIIFPEIDYDKIDALRGLDITLTTTAKNDDEGRALLRAFKFPFRN; encoded by the coding sequence ATGGCACGACTAAAAGAGATTTACTGGAAGGAAATCGCACCGAAACTTAAGGAAGAACTTAAGCTTTCGAACGTGATGGAAGTTCCACGCGTTACAAAAATCACCCTGAACATGGGTCTGGGCGAAGCGGTCGGTGACAAAAAAGTCATCGAGCACGCTGTTGCCGACCTGGAAAAGATCACCGGCCAGAAAGTCGTTGTGACCTACGCTCGGAAATCCATCGCTGGCTTTAAAGTCCGTGAAGGTTGGCCGATCGGCGTCAAAGTGACCCTGCGCCGTGAGCGTATGTACGAGTTCCTGGATCGTCTGCTGTCGATCTCCCTGCCTCGGGTTCGCGACTTCCGCGGCCTGAATGCCAAGTCCTTCGATGGTCGTGGTAACTACAGCATGGGCGTTAAAGAGCAGATCATCTTCCCGGAAATCGACTACGACAAGATCGATGCTCTCCGCGGTCTGGACATTACCCTGACCACCACTGCCAAGAACGATGATGAAGGTCGCGCCCTGTTGCGTGCTTTCAAATTCCCGTTCCGCAACTGA
- the rplX gene encoding 50S ribosomal protein L24, whose amino-acid sequence MQKIRRDDEIIVIAGKDKGKRGKVLKVLANNRLVIGGLNLVKRHTKPNPMSGVQGGIVEKEAPLDASNVAIFNGETNKADRVGFKVEDGKKIRVFKSTQKAVDA is encoded by the coding sequence ATGCAAAAGATTCGTCGTGACGACGAGATCATCGTGATCGCCGGCAAAGACAAAGGGAAGCGCGGTAAGGTGCTTAAGGTTCTCGCTAATAACCGTCTGGTTATTGGCGGTCTGAACCTGGTTAAGCGTCATACCAAGCCTAACCCGATGTCGGGCGTACAAGGCGGTATCGTCGAAAAAGAAGCTCCACTGGACGCTTCTAACGTCGCCATTTTCAACGGCGAAACCAACAAGGCTGACCGCGTTGGTTTCAAAGTAGAAGACGGCAAGAAAATTCGTGTCTTCAAGTCGACCCAAAAAGCGGTTGATGCTTGA
- the rplN gene encoding 50S ribosomal protein L14, with product MIQTQSMLDVADNSGARRVMCIKVLGGSHRRYAGIGDIIKVTVKEAIPRGKVKKGQVMTAVVVRTRHGVRRADGSIIRFDGNAAVLLNNKQEPIGTRIFGPVTRELRTEKFMKIVSLAPEVL from the coding sequence ATGATTCAGACTCAATCCATGCTCGATGTGGCCGATAACAGCGGCGCTCGCCGTGTTATGTGCATCAAGGTGCTGGGTGGCTCCCATCGTCGTTACGCTGGTATCGGTGACATCATCAAAGTTACCGTGAAGGAAGCAATTCCTCGCGGTAAAGTGAAAAAAGGCCAAGTGATGACTGCTGTTGTAGTCCGCACTCGTCACGGCGTACGTCGTGCTGATGGCTCCATTATCCGCTTTGATGGCAACGCTGCTGTTCTTCTGAACAACAAGCAAGAGCCGATCGGCACCCGTATCTTTGGGCCAGTGACCCGTGAACTTCGTACTGAGAAGTTCATGAAGATCGTCTCGCTCGCCCCAGAAGTGCTGTAA